In a genomic window of Chrysemys picta bellii isolate R12L10 chromosome 1, ASM1138683v2, whole genome shotgun sequence:
- the LOC135980770 gene encoding uncharacterized protein LOC135980770 codes for MQSSPAVMAVQSGNRKRAPAWTDREVLDLIAVWGDESVLSKLRSKRRNAKIYEKISKDMAERGYSRDATQCRVKIKELRQGYQKTKEANGRSGSHPQTSCFYEALHSILGAAATTTPPVTVDSEDGILSTAGSSDMLGDGEDEEGDEEGEAVGSSHNADFPDSQDLFITLTEIPYEASPAVTPDTESGEGSATTSATVSQPSLESHSQRLARIRRRKKRTREDMFSELMACSQAQAAQQTQWRENLTRMHQANMDREERWRQEDQQATQTLLGLLREQTDTLRRLVDVLQERRQEDRAPLQSISNRPPPPPSPIPTSPKVQRRRGGRVPAKSHSTPAESSSSRRLSFPKI; via the exons atgcagagctctccagcagtgatggccgtgcagtctgggaatagaaagagagccccagcatggactgatcgggaagtcttggatctcatcgctgtgtggggcgatgagtccgtgctttccaagctgcgatccaaaagaaggaatgcaaagatctacgagaagatctctaaagacatggcagagagaggatacagccgggatgcaacgcagtgccgcgtgaaaatcaaggagctgagacaaggctaccagaagaccaaagaggcaaacggacgctccggatcccatccccagacatcctgtttctacgaggcactgcattccatcctcggtgcggccgccaccactaccccaccagtgaccgtggactctgaggatgggatactgtccacggccggttcctcggacatgttaggggacggggaagatgaggaaggagatgaggagggcgaggcagtcggcagctctcacaacgctgatttccccgacagccaggatctcttcatcacccttacagagatcccctacgaagcgtccccagccgttaccccggacacagaatctggtgaaggatcagcca ccacatctgcgactgtctcacaacctagcctggaatcacactcccagaggctagcgcggattaggcgtaggaagaagaggacacgggaggacatgttctctgagcttatggcctgttcccaagcccaggcagcacagcagacccagtggcgggagaacttgacccgaatgcaccaagccaacatggatcgggaggagaggtggcggcaggaagaccagcaggcgactcaaacgctgcttggactactgagggagcaaacggacacgctccggcgccttgtggatgttctgcaggaacggaggcaggaggacagagccccgctgcagtccatctctaaccgccctcccccgccaccaagtcccatacccacctcacccaaagtgcaaagaaggagaggcggcagagtccctgctaagtctcactccacccctgcagagagctctagtagcagaaggctctcatttcccaaaatttga